CGAGCACTGGCTCTTGACGGTGGCCTCGCTGCACCGCAGCAGCGCCGCGACGGAGGCCACGCTCTGGTCGTCCCAGTAGCGCAGCACGACCATCGCCCGCGCCCGGGGCGGCAGCTCGGCGAGCGCCGCGAGGAGCGTGACCCGCAGGTCGGCGTGGTCGGCGACGGCCTCCGGCAGGGTCCCCCCGGCCCGGCCGAGCGCCAGCAGGTCCCGCAGCCGGCGCCGCCGCTCCGCCAGGAACGTCCGCGTCAGCACGGTCTTGGCGTACGCGTGCGGATGCTCGGCCGCGCCCGCGCGCCGCCAGTGCTGGTACAGCTTCGCGAGCGTGGTCTGGGTCAGGTCCCGCGCCCCCTCCGCGTCCCCGCAGAGCAGGTACGCCGTCCGGTACAGCCGCTGCTGCGCGGCGCGCGCGAACTCCTCGAAGCCGGCCTCCGTCCCGACGTCCGCCGCCCCGCCCCCCGCGGCCCTCGCCTCGGTCGTCACTGCCACCGCATCCCTGCTCTCCTCGCCCTCGTGTGCTGTGTTCCGACCGTCCTTGAGCCCGCCCGGGCCCGAAAGGTTGAAGCGGTACGGGGAGAGATTCGGGCGGCTGCTTGAATGGGTTCCGTGACCCGAGCCAACCTGGACAAACAGCCGCACGAAGTCGCCTCCATGTTCGACGACGTGGCGGCCAACTACGACCTCACCAACGACGTGCTCTCGCTCGGCCAGGACCGCCGCTGGCGCAAGGAGGTCGCCAAGGCGGTCGACGCGCGCCCCGCGCAGAAGATCCTCGACCTCGCCGCCGGCACCGCCACCTCCTCGCAGCCCTTCGCGCGGGCGGGCGCGTACGTCGTCCCGTGCGACTTCTCGCTCGGCATGCTGCGGGTCGGGAAGCAGCGGCACCCGTGGATGCCGTTCACGGCGGGCGACGGCACGAAGCTGCCCTTCCGGGACGACGTCTTCGACGCGGTCACCATCTCCTTCGGGCTCCGGAACATCCAGGACACCGAGCAGGCGCTGCGCGA
The Streptomyces roseofulvus genome window above contains:
- a CDS encoding demethylmenaquinone methyltransferase — translated: MTRANLDKQPHEVASMFDDVAANYDLTNDVLSLGQDRRWRKEVAKAVDARPAQKILDLAAGTATSSQPFARAGAYVVPCDFSLGMLRVGKQRHPWMPFTAGDGTKLPFRDDVFDAVTISFGLRNIQDTEQALRELYRVTKPGGRVVICEFSHPTWGPFRTVYEEYLMRALPPVARAVSSNPDAYVYLAESIQSWPDQPTLAGLLQKAGWSKVAHRNLTGGIVALHRGYKHP
- a CDS encoding SigE family RNA polymerase sigma factor, which gives rise to MTTEARAAGGGAADVGTEAGFEEFARAAQQRLYRTAYLLCGDAEGARDLTQTTLAKLYQHWRRAGAAEHPHAYAKTVLTRTFLAERRRRLRDLLALGRAGGTLPEAVADHADLRVTLLAALAELPPRARAMVVLRYWDDQSVASVAALLRCSEATVKSQCSRSLARLRVRLADAGLSLTGR